In Diadema setosum chromosome 19, eeDiaSeto1, whole genome shotgun sequence, a genomic segment contains:
- the LOC140242421 gene encoding uncharacterized protein produces the protein MAAANVSSTLDQAMVVSKAESSAGHDHSSMKGEILSKSLPEMKIGDEKKLTSGRSVSSKGKSVKSEKLMKAFQAEFDVMDKEDQIEILQREHEHAVKMQKAKMELKRLKIKKQLEQKLSELDESDEDDNLTETSRSSNILLPRESREESVQRFFNSQPVDDVEDKSVNPVVPEVGQAKPVTQDSATSSGMEKVAESLARVANMIIQQNMTSQSIAVSSQLPKLEVPVFSGVADNHRVKECTQRRSCKECKGSHLTCLHLSTKTESPQTSNSQPSEEVSSKCTNVCSLPDQDGREHCMIVPVWVRHSDNPSREYLQYAILDDQSNVGFVSEGLCAKLQLQGQETELQLTTMHQSARVKSKKMTGLQVMDFNREQVIDLPACFSRKEVPASRHQIPKAEVLRKWPHLEPVASQLMPYNKSIEVSLLIGNNCTRAIRPREVLAGGDDDPYAMRTILGWGVVGRVCQTPIQDDHGATCHKLQVSESYPNFTYDTRAKEVFSPDQVLRILEQDFQATNSKGAPLSVEETKFLTIVENGIRKRDDGHLEMPLPLKSDQASFPDNKILALKRWKQLAARLHRNPKFLKDYRRFMNRRGAVRQLRSNQGTMFVGARSELREALAEMDQSEVQEYLLQNGCDWIPFQMNVPHASHMGGVWERQIQTVRRVLEPLMKSAGSQLDDEAFRTFMTEAEAIINSRPLTTSGISDPETPEPLTPLHLLTMKPKVALPPPGQFQREDMYARKWWRRVQYLTNQFWLRWGREYLQQLQNRRKWVSPSRQLAVGDVVIAKENDDARGRWPLARVIEVYPSKDGLIRKVKVLMADGLLDNEGKRQRPPSELERPVHKLVLLLPAEQ, from the exons ATGGCTGCCGCGAATGTTTCCAGTACACTTGATCAGGCCATGGTGGTCAGCAAGGCTGAAAGTTCAGCTGGTCACGATCACTCATCCATGAAGGGTGAAATCTTGTCTAAATCACTGCCGGAAATGAAGATTGGAGATGAGAAAAAGTTAACTTCAGGGAGGAGTGTATCAAGCAAAGGAAAATCAGTCAAGAGTGAAAAGCTAATGAAAGCATTTCAAGCAGAATTCGATGTAATGGACAAAGAGGATCAGATCGAGATTCTACAGAGGGAACATGAACATGCCGTAAAGATGCAAAAGGCCAAGATGGAATTGAAGCGATTGAAGATAAAGAAACAGCTGGAGCAGAAATTATCTGAGTTAGACGAGTCAGATGAAGATGACAATCTTACAGAAACGTCTAGATCCAGCAACATCTTGTTACCACGGGAGAGCAGGGAAGAATCAGTGCAGAGATTCTTTAATTCACAGCCAGTAGATGATGTGGAAGACAAGAGCGTAAATCCCGTAGTTCCTGAAGTTGGTCAAGCAAAACCTGTGACACAGGATAGTGCCACCTCATCTGGAATGGAAAAGGTTGCAGAATCCCTTGCTCGTGTGGCAAACATGATCATACAACAAAACATGACCTCGCAGAGTATCGCTGTTTCAAGTCAGCTTCCGAAGTTGGAAGTACCAGTATTCA GCGGTGTAGCCGACAACCACAGGGTGAAAGAGTGCACACAGAGGCGGAGCTGCAAAGAGTGTAAGGGCAGTCATCTGACATGTCTTCATCTGTCTACAAAGACTGAGAGCCCTCAGACATCCAATTCGCAGCCATCTGAAGAAGTTTCTTCAAAGTGCACCAATGTTTGCTCATTACCAGACCAGGACGGCCGCGAACACTGCATGATAGTACCAGTTTGGGTTAGGCACAGTGATAACCCTTCCCGAGAGTATCTACAGTACGCCATCCTCGATGATCAGTCTAATGTGGGATTCGTATCGGAAGGATTGTGTGCTAAGTTGCAGCTGCAAGGCCAGGAGACAGAGCTTCAGTTAACTACCATGCACCAGAGTGCACGTGTGAAGAGCAAGAAGATGACGGGTCTACAGGTGATGGATTTCAACAGGGAGCAAGTAATCGATTTACCTGCGTGTTTCTCTAGGAAAGAAGTGCCTGCAAGTAGACATCAAATACCAAAGGCAGAGGTTCTGCGGAAGTGGCCTCATCTGGAGCCAGTAGCCAGTCAGCTGATGCCATACAACAAGTCCATCGAGGTGTCACTGCTCATCGGAAATAACTGCACGAGAGCCATCCGACCAAGAGAAGTCTTAGCTGGCGGAGATGATGACCCCTATGCAATGAGGACCATTCTTGGATGGGGAGTGGTCGGCAGAGTATGCCAAACACCAATCCAGGATGATCATGGCGCCACATGCCACAAGCTGCAAGTGAGTGAGAGTTATCCAAACTTCACCTACGACACTAGAGCAAAAGAGGTCTTCTCGCCAGACCAAGTCCTTAGGATACTGGAGCAGGATTTCCAGGCGACAAATTCGAAGGGGGCACCTCTATCTGTTGAAGAAACAAAGTTCCTGACCATCGTAGAAAATGGTATCCGGAAGAGAGATGACGGTCATCTAGAGATGCCTCTACCGCTGAAGTCGGACCAGGCCAGTTTCCCAGACAATAAGATCCTCGCCTTGAAACGATGGAAACAGTTGGCAGCGAGATTGCACAGGAACCCAAAGTTTCTCAAGGACTA CCGACGTTTTATGAACAGGAGAGGAGCTGTTAGACAACTACGCTCCAACCAAGGTACAATGTTCGTGGGGGCTCGCAGTGAACTGAGGGAAGCTCTAGCTGAAATGGACCAGAGTGAGGTGCAAGAGTACCTACTGCAAAATGGATGCGACTGGATTCCATTCCAGATGAACGTACCACATGCTTCTCATATGGGTGGTGTATGGGAACGACAGATCCAGACAGTTCGCCGTGTCCTAGAGCCGCTGATGAAGTCTGCAGGAAGCCAGTTAGACGATGAGGCCTTTCGTACATTCATGACAGAGGCAGAGGCCATCATCAATTCCAGACCGCTGACCACATCTGGCATAAGTGACCCCGAGACACCGGAGCCGCTGACACCGCTTCATCTTTTAACCATGAAGCCGAAGGTCGCCCTACCCCCTCCAGGACAGTTCCAGCGGGAGGATATGTATGCGCGGAAGTGGTGGAGAAGGGTCCAGTATTTGACCAATCAGTTCTGGCTACGGTGGGGGAGGGAGTATCTTCAGCAACTGCAGAACCGCCGGAAGTGGGTCAGTCCAAGCAGACAACTGGCAGTTGGAGATGTGGTGATAGCGAAGGAGAACGACGATGCTCGTGGCAGGTGGCCCCTCGCGCGTGTCATCGAGGTCTACCCCAGCAAGGATGGCTTGATCAGGAAGGTGAAGGTGCTGATGGCCGACGGCTTGCTGGACAATGAGGGAAAGCGTCAACGCCCCCCTAGTGAACTGGAGAGACCTGTCCACAAGTTGGTACTGTTATTACCAGCAGAACAATAA